One stretch of Streptomyces sp. NBC_01363 DNA includes these proteins:
- a CDS encoding NAD(P)/FAD-dependent oxidoreductase: MASDSGGTPPGPPPGVRILVIGGGYVGMYTALRLQRKLKQRLSSGEAEIVVVTPEPYMTYQPFLPEAAAGSISPRHVVVPLRRVLAHCKIVIGEAQSVDHAKRTATVTTLATGEEGTGAVEIPYDELVLAPGSVSRTLPVPGLADHGIGFKTVEEAIGLRNHVIEQMDIASATRDPAIRDAALTFVVVGGGYAGVEALAELEDMARYTSRYYHNIKAEDLKWILVEASGRILPEVGEAMGTYAIRELRGRNIDVRLDTRLESCEDRIAVLSDGSRFPTRTLVWTAGVRPAPILAATDLPLDERGRLRCTAQLAVEGVEHAWAAGDAAAVPDLTAAETGKETAPNAQHAVRQAKVLAGNIFASIAGEPLEEYRHSYAGSVASLGLHKGVAHVYGRKLKGFPAWLMHRTYHLSRVPTFNRKARVLAEWTLAGLFKREIVSLGSLEHPRAEFELAAGGRRPGPNGPPHNRDTPPGPGNSPGPDLPPGPDGPPRNGG, translated from the coding sequence ATGGCTTCAGATTCCGGGGGAACACCCCCCGGCCCCCCGCCGGGTGTGCGCATTCTCGTCATCGGTGGCGGCTACGTCGGGATGTACACAGCGCTGCGTCTCCAGCGGAAGCTGAAGCAGAGACTCAGCAGCGGTGAGGCCGAGATCGTGGTCGTCACTCCTGAGCCCTATATGACGTATCAGCCGTTCCTGCCCGAAGCGGCGGCCGGTTCGATCTCACCGCGCCATGTCGTCGTGCCGCTCCGCCGCGTCCTCGCGCACTGCAAGATCGTGATCGGCGAGGCGCAGAGCGTCGACCACGCCAAGCGCACGGCGACCGTCACCACCCTCGCCACGGGGGAGGAGGGCACCGGCGCGGTCGAGATCCCGTACGACGAACTCGTCCTCGCCCCCGGCTCCGTCTCGCGCACCCTCCCGGTCCCCGGCCTCGCCGACCACGGCATCGGCTTCAAGACTGTCGAGGAGGCCATCGGCCTGCGCAACCACGTCATCGAGCAGATGGACATCGCCTCCGCCACCCGCGACCCCGCCATCCGCGACGCCGCGCTCACCTTCGTCGTCGTCGGCGGCGGATACGCGGGCGTCGAGGCCCTCGCCGAACTGGAGGACATGGCCCGCTACACCTCGCGGTACTACCACAACATCAAGGCCGAGGACCTGAAATGGATCCTCGTCGAGGCGTCCGGCCGCATCCTCCCCGAGGTCGGCGAGGCGATGGGCACCTACGCGATCCGTGAGCTGCGCGGCCGCAACATCGACGTACGCCTCGACACCCGGCTGGAGTCCTGCGAGGACCGGATCGCCGTCCTGAGCGACGGTTCCAGGTTCCCGACCCGCACCCTCGTGTGGACCGCGGGCGTCAGACCCGCACCGATCCTCGCCGCAACCGATCTGCCGCTCGACGAACGCGGCAGGCTCAGGTGCACGGCGCAACTCGCCGTCGAGGGCGTCGAGCACGCCTGGGCCGCCGGGGACGCCGCGGCCGTACCCGACCTGACCGCCGCGGAAACGGGCAAGGAGACCGCACCCAACGCCCAGCACGCGGTGCGCCAGGCCAAGGTCCTCGCCGGGAATATTTTCGCGTCGATCGCCGGAGAGCCCCTGGAGGAGTACCGGCACAGCTACGCGGGCTCCGTCGCCTCGCTCGGCCTCCACAAGGGCGTCGCCCATGTGTACGGCCGCAAGCTCAAGGGCTTTCCGGCCTGGCTGATGCACCGCACGTACCACCTCAGCCGTGTCCCCACGTTCAACCGGAAGGCCCGCGTCCTTGCCGAATGGACCCTTGCCGGACTCTTCAAGCGCGAGATCGTCTCCCTCGGTTCGCTGGAACACCCGCGCGCCGAATTCGAGCTCGCCGCGGGCGGCAGACGCCCCGGGCCGAACGGCCCGCCGCACAACAGGGACACCCCGCCGGGCCCCGGCAACTCGCCGGGACCGGACCTTCCCCCCGGGCCCGACGGCCCGCCGCGGAACGGCGGCTGA
- a CDS encoding TetR/AcrR family transcriptional regulator encodes MDAQRNLEHVLRAAREVFGELGYGAPMEDVARRARVGVGTVYRRFPSKDVLVRRIAEEETSRLTDQARTALGQEDEPWSALSRFLRTSVASGAGRLLPPQVLRVGVDVDSDGVASTVAGESVTLSGSASASVSGSGRDEARVPQQRQGAGQADLRPADERSAAETGIEDDDTGAGELLEVVGRLVDRARAAGELRRDVTVADVLLVIATAAPSLPDAAQQAAASSRLLDILLEGLRSRPVA; translated from the coding sequence GTGGATGCACAGCGCAATCTGGAACATGTCCTGCGAGCCGCGCGTGAGGTGTTCGGCGAGCTGGGATACGGGGCTCCGATGGAGGATGTGGCGCGACGCGCCAGAGTCGGAGTCGGCACGGTGTACCGCCGGTTCCCGAGCAAGGACGTGCTGGTCCGCCGGATAGCCGAGGAAGAGACCTCCCGGCTGACGGACCAGGCCCGGACCGCGCTCGGCCAGGAGGACGAGCCGTGGTCGGCGCTGTCGCGCTTCCTGCGGACGTCCGTGGCCTCGGGCGCGGGGCGGCTGCTGCCGCCCCAGGTCCTGCGGGTCGGCGTCGATGTCGATTCCGACGGCGTCGCCTCGACGGTGGCCGGGGAGTCGGTGACCCTGTCGGGCTCGGCGTCGGCATCGGTGTCGGGCAGTGGCCGCGACGAGGCCCGCGTGCCTCAGCAGCGCCAGGGCGCCGGCCAGGCCGACCTCCGGCCGGCCGACGAGCGTTCCGCCGCGGAGACCGGCATCGAGGACGATGACACGGGTGCCGGCGAGCTGTTGGAGGTGGTCGGCCGCCTGGTCGACCGGGCACGGGCAGCCGGTGAACTGCGTCGTGACGTGACGGTCGCGGATGTACTGCTGGTGATAGCGACGGCGGCGCCTTCGCTGCCTGACGCGGCTCAGCAGGCCGCCGCTTCGAGCCGGCTCCTGGACATCCTGCTGGAGGGGCTGCGCTCCCGGCCGGTCGCCTGA